One Desulfitibacter alkalitolerans DSM 16504 genomic window carries:
- a CDS encoding ammonia-forming cytochrome c nitrite reductase subunit c552, with the protein MKGELLVNNNVLKTVIMVVIFSFVFAGCKTIPDTRQPTFDTNLASNETRNSAFGKEFPLQYQSYLNNLDDTQMTVYGGSVPHDKHDGINPLPIGYQYAQPYLKNLWLGYPFSYEYKRARGHTYALEDLLHIDRLNNYSESAGLPASCWNCKSNKTPGYIEEYGDAFWSMEFNDFRLEHDLEEHTIGCNLCHNPQTMELQITSEPLDIALQKQGIDWREASKNEMRSYVCAQCHVEYYFQRGDVGVAAKVTFPWDYGFGPEEMYQHLNEGNPERGFVGAFADWIHPVSQTPMLKVQHPEFEMWIDSTHGAAGVSCADCHMPYVREDGKKKISSHHWTSPLKYIEQSCRQCHSDKSAQYLKDRVIYTQERTWGQLLIAQDISVRAHEAIRLASEYEGERHSNYDELMKQAREMTRKGQWFWDYVSAENSVGFHNPQKALDTLAKSQQYSREAVDLALRATLYGIAPNLEGDIKEIVPPIMEHSRKLQQSEEHLKSHKWLEYLPLFPEAERIWDLNRRID; encoded by the coding sequence ATGAAAGGAGAGTTGCTGGTGAATAATAATGTGCTTAAGACTGTAATCATGGTTGTAATTTTTTCCTTTGTTTTTGCAGGCTGCAAGACTATACCTGACACAAGACAACCTACTTTTGACACTAATCTAGCTTCAAATGAAACCCGTAACAGTGCTTTTGGTAAAGAGTTCCCGTTACAGTACCAGAGCTATTTGAATAATTTGGATGATACCCAGATGACTGTTTACGGTGGTTCTGTTCCCCATGACAAGCATGACGGAATTAACCCACTGCCCATAGGTTACCAATATGCTCAGCCTTATCTAAAAAATCTATGGCTGGGCTATCCCTTCAGTTATGAATACAAAAGGGCTCGAGGGCACACCTATGCACTAGAAGATCTTTTACATATAGATCGCTTAAACAATTATAGTGAAAGTGCCGGACTGCCTGCTTCTTGCTGGAACTGCAAGAGCAATAAAACACCTGGATATATTGAAGAATATGGAGATGCTTTCTGGTCCATGGAATTTAATGACTTTCGACTGGAGCATGATCTAGAGGAACACACCATAGGCTGTAATTTATGTCATAATCCCCAGACCATGGAGCTGCAGATTACTAGTGAGCCTCTTGATATAGCTTTGCAGAAACAGGGGATTGATTGGCGTGAGGCAAGTAAAAATGAAATGCGTTCCTATGTGTGTGCCCAATGTCATGTGGAATACTATTTCCAGAGGGGAGATGTTGGAGTAGCTGCCAAGGTTACTTTCCCATGGGATTATGGTTTTGGCCCAGAGGAGATGTACCAGCATTTAAATGAAGGGAATCCTGAAAGGGGTTTTGTTGGTGCCTTTGCAGACTGGATTCACCCTGTCTCCCAGACACCCATGTTAAAGGTACAGCATCCAGAGTTTGAAATGTGGATTGACAGTACCCATGGTGCAGCTGGAGTCTCTTGTGCAGATTGTCATATGCCATATGTCCGAGAGGATGGCAAGAAAAAAATCTCCTCACACCATTGGACTTCGCCTTTAAAATATATTGAACAATCATGCCGTCAGTGTCATTCAGACAAGAGTGCTCAATATTTAAAGGATCGGGTAATTTATACCCAGGAACGAACCTGGGGGCAGCTGCTAATTGCTCAGGATATCTCAGTACGTGCCCATGAAGCCATAAGATTAGCCTCTGAATATGAGGGAGAGCGTCACAGCAACTATGATGAACTAATGAAACAGGCTAGAGAAATGACCCGTAAGGGACAGTGGTTCTGGGATTATGTCTCTGCGGAAAACAGCGTGGGTTTCCATAACCCTCAAAAGGCTTTAGACACCCTTGCTAAATCTCAACAATACAGCAGAGAGGCAGTTGATTTAGCCCTCAGGGCAACTCTTTATGGAATAGCCCCCAATCTTGAAGGGGATATTAAGGAAATTGTACCTCCCATTATGGAGCACAGCCGCAAGTTACAGCAAAGTGAGGAACACCTTAAATCTCATAAATGGTTGGAGTACTTGCCGCTGTTTCCTGAGGCTGAACGTATCTGGGATTTAAACAGGCGTATAGATTAA
- a CDS encoding ATP-binding protein, with amino-acid sequence MPHNSPKVKKHKVQEQGIFIKFIIMVVVSSVIAVVLYYLQTSDNAGFIGITLKAGGIFAGLLVFFLIWKSYQRLSQNINFEEMKRENEFIKSVLNQMPVGVMTYDTDLRASYLNKKYMEFTGLNKEQVLGLTPELIAAKIYVSNNIKPIVCELHSMNKSSIKNRILPIKHKSGKIVKLKFDGYKLKDQGYLVLISEAKKEQELENLQLQTQTILDSVDNLVLLTDKNEKIIMCNNKISQQSGLTKEVIIGQDLEEFLQKLKIKVKELKNTSEKELENYEIIYRTVDDKVKVAVVHTASICNVDQETIGKIFVASDITSFKMDQEKIKQQEKLAIIGQMAAGVVHEIRNPLTSIKGFSQLINHITSDKRIKEYVGVIESEANNLNNFITEFLLFTKPRDPVFKYISIREIIDSMYIMLDNQAFMKRIKLEIVYDEEDRVIKVDENQIKQVILNIVQNAFDALLERENPKVIIRTGYVSDSNEVFIAISDNGVGMSQFEIARLGSPFFTTKETGTGLGLSVCYQIVKEHGGRIVVESMNNKGTTFVIYLPCARTRE; translated from the coding sequence ATGCCTCATAATAGCCCAAAGGTTAAAAAGCACAAAGTACAGGAGCAAGGTATCTTTATTAAATTTATAATTATGGTAGTTGTAAGCAGTGTTATTGCAGTAGTTTTATATTATTTACAAACTTCAGATAATGCTGGATTTATTGGTATAACATTAAAAGCAGGGGGAATTTTTGCTGGGCTTTTAGTGTTTTTTCTAATTTGGAAAAGTTATCAGAGATTATCCCAGAATATTAATTTTGAAGAAATGAAAAGGGAGAATGAATTTATAAAAAGTGTATTAAATCAAATGCCTGTTGGAGTAATGACTTACGATACTGATTTAAGGGCTTCCTATTTAAATAAAAAGTACATGGAGTTTACGGGTCTTAATAAAGAACAAGTGTTAGGTTTAACGCCGGAACTGATAGCAGCTAAAATTTATGTTTCTAATAATATTAAACCTATAGTTTGTGAGCTGCATTCAATGAATAAAAGCTCAATAAAAAATAGGATTCTTCCTATAAAACATAAGTCTGGGAAAATAGTAAAACTCAAGTTTGATGGCTATAAACTAAAAGATCAGGGCTATTTAGTCTTAATTTCAGAAGCTAAAAAAGAACAAGAGTTAGAAAACCTGCAGCTTCAGACCCAAACTATTTTAGATTCAGTAGACAATCTTGTTTTATTAACTGATAAAAACGAAAAGATAATAATGTGCAACAATAAAATATCCCAGCAAAGTGGTCTAACCAAGGAAGTTATTATTGGGCAGGATCTGGAAGAGTTTTTGCAAAAACTAAAGATAAAAGTAAAAGAATTAAAAAATACCAGTGAGAAAGAATTAGAAAACTATGAAATAATCTATAGAACTGTTGATGATAAAGTTAAGGTTGCAGTCGTACATACAGCTAGCATTTGTAATGTGGATCAGGAGACTATTGGCAAAATCTTTGTGGCTTCTGACATAACTAGTTTTAAAATGGACCAGGAGAAAATCAAGCAGCAGGAAAAGCTTGCAATTATTGGCCAAATGGCTGCAGGAGTTGTTCATGAAATTAGAAATCCACTTACGTCCATTAAAGGCTTTAGTCAGCTAATAAACCATATAACAAGCGACAAGCGGATTAAAGAATATGTTGGCGTCATTGAAAGCGAGGCTAATAATCTAAATAATTTTATTACAGAGTTTTTGTTATTTACTAAACCTAGAGACCCTGTATTTAAATACATTTCAATACGTGAAATAATAGACTCAATGTATATAATGCTGGATAATCAGGCATTTATGAAAAGAATAAAGTTAGAAATAGTTTATGATGAGGAAGATAGAGTAATTAAGGTTGATGAAAACCAAATAAAGCAGGTAATCCTGAATATAGTTCAAAACGCCTTTGATGCTCTCCTGGAAAGAGAAAATCCCAAGGTAATTATTAGAACAGGCTATGTTAGTGATAGTAATGAGGTATTTATTGCAATTTCAGATAATGGAGTAGGAATGTCACAGTTTGAAATTGCCAGGTTAGGCTCACCTTTTTTTACGACAAAGGAAACAGGGACAGGCCTTGGCCTTAGTGTATGCTACCAGATAGTCAAGGAGCATGGTGGGCGCATAGTAGTGGAAAGCATGAACAATAAAGGTACGACCTTTGTAATATATCTTCCCTGTGCTAGAACTAGAGAATAA
- a CDS encoding acetaldehyde dehydrogenase (acetylating) produces the protein MQRVKAAIIGPGNIGIDLMYKIMESKYVELDMMVGIDPNSEGLRLARENGFRTSHEGISAILGNDEIKIVFDSTGARPHLKHAPLLEKSGKIAIDLTPAAVGPYVVPPVNLDEHIDSPNINLVTCGGQATIPMVAAVSQVAEVEYAEIVATISSKSAGPGTRQNIDEFTQTTARGIEIVGKAKKGKAIIILNPAEPPIMMRDTIYTRVKNPDKKAIRESVLTMVARVQEYVPGYKLKMPPIIDGDKVTIIVEVEGAGHYLPRYSGNLDIITAAAAAVGDKIARKISRHIDKEVI, from the coding sequence ATGCAGAGGGTTAAAGCGGCCATAATTGGTCCCGGCAATATTGGCATTGATTTAATGTATAAAATAATGGAAAGCAAATATGTTGAGCTGGATATGATGGTAGGAATAGACCCAAATTCAGAAGGTTTAAGACTTGCTAGAGAAAATGGCTTTAGAACATCCCATGAAGGCATTTCTGCAATTCTTGGCAATGATGAAATTAAAATAGTTTTTGATTCTACTGGTGCCAGGCCACATCTAAAGCATGCTCCCTTACTAGAAAAGTCTGGGAAAATTGCCATAGATTTAACACCAGCTGCAGTTGGTCCCTATGTGGTGCCGCCTGTAAATCTGGATGAGCATATTGATAGTCCAAATATTAATCTGGTTACCTGTGGGGGCCAGGCAACCATTCCCATGGTTGCAGCAGTGAGTCAGGTAGCAGAAGTTGAATATGCTGAGATAGTAGCCACTATCAGCAGTAAAAGTGCTGGGCCTGGTACTCGTCAAAATATTGATGAATTCACCCAGACCACAGCCAGGGGAATTGAAATAGTTGGCAAGGCTAAAAAGGGCAAGGCAATTATCATTCTTAATCCAGCTGAACCACCTATTATGATGAGAGATACAATCTATACCAGAGTAAAGAATCCAGATAAAAAGGCCATTAGAGAATCAGTACTTACCATGGTGGCCAGGGTCCAGGAATATGTTCCAGGTTATAAACTAAAGATGCCCCCAATAATTGACGGGGATAAGGTTACAATTATAGTAGAGGTAGAAGGTGCCGGTCATTATCTTCCCAGGTATTCAGGCAACCTGGACATAATTACTGCGGCTGCAGCAGCTGTTGGAGACAAAATTGCCCGGAAAATCTCAAGACATATAGACAAGGAGGTAATCTAG